In one window of Haloimpatiens sp. FM7315 DNA:
- a CDS encoding STAS domain-containing protein, producing MRSVPAMDITSMISLEDIYNRCKKNGIQLVLSHVNEQPYKVMKKAGFIEKLGEENLLPNIDAALEWVVKDR from the coding sequence ATGCGTTCTGTACCAGCTATGGATATTACATCTATGATTTCATTAGAGGATATTTATAATAGATGTAAAAAGAATGGAATTCAGTTAGTTCTTTCCCATGTTAATGAACAGCCTTATAAAGTTATGAAAAAGGCTGGTTTCATAGAAAAATTAGGAGAAGAGAATTTACTTCCAAATATTGATGCAGCACTAGAATGGGTAGTAAAAGATAGGTAA
- a CDS encoding SulP family inorganic anion transporter, translated as MNNFKPMLFTSMKTYSKEQFIKDVIAGIIVAIIALPLSIALAMASGVSPERGIYTAIVAGFLISAFGGSTVQIAGPTAAFATIVAGIVATSGTSGLVVATIMAGIILVIMGIFKFGNLIKFIPTTIITGFTAGIAVTILIGQFKDFFGITYINGVAPVETMEKLAAFFSNFNTINWMAVLVGVVCLAIQILWPLASKKIPSSLIAVIVGILMVKCLHLHVNTIGDLYTISNKLPSFCMPKISFSLIQHQLPNAFVIAVLAAIESLLSCVVADGMVNSKHRSNTELIAQGIGNLGSALFGGIPATGAIARTAANIKNGGRTPISGIVHAISLTLVLLVLMTYAAWIPMPTIAAILFIVAYNMCQWRSFVNLCKKLLKVIFLYLYLHLH; from the coding sequence ATGAATAATTTTAAACCAATGCTTTTTACTAGTATGAAGACATACAGTAAAGAACAATTTATAAAAGATGTAATAGCAGGTATTATTGTAGCTATTATTGCTCTACCACTGTCTATTGCTTTAGCGATGGCTTCAGGAGTTAGTCCGGAACGTGGAATTTACACAGCAATTGTTGCTGGCTTTTTAATTTCTGCTTTTGGTGGAAGTACAGTGCAAATTGCAGGGCCTACTGCTGCATTTGCAACTATTGTTGCGGGTATTGTAGCAACCAGTGGCACCTCTGGATTGGTAGTTGCAACCATTATGGCCGGTATTATCTTGGTTATTATGGGTATATTTAAATTTGGTAACTTAATAAAGTTTATTCCAACTACTATTATTACAGGTTTTACAGCGGGAATTGCAGTTACTATTTTAATTGGTCAGTTTAAAGACTTTTTTGGAATTACTTATATAAATGGTGTAGCTCCTGTGGAAACTATGGAGAAGTTAGCTGCTTTCTTTTCTAATTTTAATACTATAAATTGGATGGCGGTTTTAGTGGGTGTAGTTTGCCTTGCAATACAGATTCTTTGGCCATTAGCTAGTAAAAAAATACCAAGTTCTCTGATTGCAGTTATAGTAGGAATTTTAATGGTGAAGTGCTTACATTTGCATGTTAATACCATTGGGGACTTATATACTATTAGTAATAAGTTACCTAGTTTTTGTATGCCGAAAATAAGTTTTTCACTAATTCAGCATCAACTACCTAATGCTTTTGTTATTGCAGTTTTAGCTGCAATTGAGTCTCTTTTATCTTGTGTAGTTGCCGATGGCATGGTAAATTCAAAACACCGCTCAAATACAGAACTTATTGCTCAAGGTATTGGTAACTTAGGATCAGCATTATTCGGCGGCATCCCAGCTACTGGGGCTATTGCTAGAACTGCAGCAAACATTAAAAATGGAGGACGTACGCCAATTTCAGGTATAGTTCATGCTATAAGTTTAACTTTGGTGCTTTTGGTATTAATGACATATGCAGCTTGGATACCAATGCCAACAATTGCAGCAATACTATTTATCGTCGCTTATAATATGTGTCAGTGGAGATCTTTTGTTAATTTATGCAAAAAGCTCCTAAAAGTGATATTTTTGTACTTATACTTACATTTGCACTAA
- a CDS encoding DUF6179 domain-containing protein codes for MENCIQKYNCNIDTKLIYENFFKYVLLSCNNNKLLNDKILNKIYCERIELLKLKLKYYTKNESSSIMVERAEYILHSIDYTLGIYLKTFDNLELQAGELKNKSLSDMLQNGCELIENKKLECRKLYDEIKKNKLKVDNYSYNDTIDYGLFPFFKEYDVNFAAQENPCSIDYQLYFDTMKYQGIEYMYNYLYSLSLENEFCSKFDIREICKLLKSYDKNCDELLINIFELVLINSLGRIILNQDLKSLDIDSFHIKNIKLKLGTLSFEELKEELLIYSETCCKRLNIKNNNLIKYIKKAIGQVAILINKNLKLNELEKVFISFKSGKEGEIVKYTDHSKMSNSMFKKLSEKIRDSYLVEDKIKVIKENVKSLEDLVDMLNSDCLFEEEYKVYYNSLSKMEIALLLKYMEENLNEKDSGVQLNKYIQGLSEKDQLEINNFKDKIEF; via the coding sequence ATGGAAAACTGCATTCAAAAATATAATTGTAATATTGACACAAAATTGATATATGAAAATTTTTTTAAATATGTTTTATTAAGCTGTAATAATAATAAGCTTTTAAATGATAAAATTCTAAATAAAATATACTGTGAAAGAATTGAACTTTTAAAATTAAAATTAAAATATTATACTAAAAATGAGAGCAGTTCTATAATGGTAGAAAGAGCTGAATATATTTTACATTCAATTGATTATACCCTAGGGATTTATTTAAAAACTTTTGATAATTTAGAACTGCAGGCAGGTGAATTAAAAAATAAAAGCTTAAGTGATATGCTGCAAAACGGGTGTGAATTGATTGAAAATAAGAAATTAGAGTGCAGAAAATTATATGATGAGATTAAGAAAAATAAGCTTAAAGTTGATAACTATTCGTATAATGATACTATAGATTATGGACTTTTTCCATTTTTTAAAGAATATGATGTAAATTTTGCAGCCCAGGAAAACCCATGCTCAATAGATTATCAGCTTTATTTTGACACTATGAAATACCAAGGTATTGAGTATATGTACAATTATTTATATAGTTTAAGTTTAGAAAATGAGTTTTGCAGTAAATTTGATATTAGGGAGATATGTAAATTATTAAAGAGTTATGATAAAAATTGTGATGAACTTCTTATAAATATATTTGAACTTGTGCTTATAAATTCACTTGGAAGAATAATCTTAAATCAAGATCTAAAAAGCCTTGACATTGATAGCTTTCATATAAAAAATATAAAATTAAAGCTAGGAACGTTGTCCTTTGAGGAACTTAAAGAAGAACTGCTAATTTATTCGGAAACATGCTGTAAAAGATTAAATATTAAGAACAATAATTTAATAAAATATATAAAAAAGGCAATAGGGCAAGTGGCTATACTTATAAATAAAAATTTAAAATTAAATGAATTAGAAAAAGTTTTTATATCCTTTAAAAGTGGAAAAGAAGGAGAGATTGTTAAGTATACTGACCATAGTAAAATGTCAAATTCTATGTTTAAGAAATTAAGCGAAAAAATTAGAGATTCTTATTTAGTAGAAGATAAGATTAAAGTAATTAAAGAAAATGTTAAAAGTCTTGAAGATTTAGTAGATATGCTGAATTCTGATTGCCTTTTTGAAGAGGAGTATAAAGTTTATTATAATAGCTTATCTAAAATGGAAATTGCACTTTTACTTAAATATATGGAGGAAAATCTAAATGAAAAAGATTCAGGAGTACAACTAAATAAATATATACAAGGTTTAAGTGAAAAAGATCAGTTAGAAATAAATAATTTTAAAGACAAAATAGAATTTTGA
- a CDS encoding DUF6323 family protein, with protein sequence MKNAIELFENNNLEKQVFDDIQKCNEATAEYGLKLRKEDIKDIIKTRNESLLKTGRIEFNGQIINKIIKAFCDSPYIYQDNYSDTINELVEIFYNYKNETLDYITDDELIEIMKDNFDNYCQGSLELLEGRVLYKIADNIRSGVKNYTNLDNEKD encoded by the coding sequence ATGAAAAATGCTATTGAATTGTTTGAAAACAATAATTTAGAAAAACAAGTATTTGATGATATACAAAAGTGCAACGAAGCTACTGCGGAATATGGATTAAAACTAAGAAAAGAAGACATTAAAGATATTATAAAAACAAGAAATGAATCGCTTTTGAAAACTGGCAGAATTGAATTTAATGGTCAGATAATAAATAAGATTATTAAAGCCTTTTGTGATTCGCCATATATATATCAAGATAATTACAGCGATACAATAAATGAACTTGTAGAAATTTTTTATAACTATAAAAATGAAACACTAGATTATATAACTGATGATGAATTGATAGAAATTATGAAGGACAATTTTGATAATTACTGTCAGGGTTCATTGGAACTTTTAGAAGGGAGAGTACTATATAAAATAGCTGATAATATAAGAAGCGGTGTTAAAAATTATACAAATCTTGATAATGAAAAGGATTGA
- a CDS encoding pentapeptide repeat-containing protein, producing the protein MKGKKENYKIEKPRIPDKLDELQSFNNIIEKEDFISEKIIFNCSIENQTAEHVNFKQVIFRNVTFKKVSFRYIDLTDVKFENCDLSNVDFYGAIIYRVEMLNCKILGINLSESTLQNVLFENCTGPYASFPFSNFKQVTFNHCSLLNSNFQESNLNKIGFLNSNLMEAEMSGTKLKGIDFTTSIIEGISAGIEDLYGAIVSPVQAVSLSKLMGLIVK; encoded by the coding sequence GTGAAAGGCAAAAAGGAAAATTATAAAATAGAAAAGCCTAGAATACCAGATAAATTAGATGAACTTCAATCTTTCAACAATATTATTGAAAAAGAAGATTTTATTAGTGAAAAAATAATCTTTAATTGTTCTATTGAAAATCAAACAGCAGAGCATGTAAACTTTAAGCAGGTAATCTTCAGAAACGTCACTTTTAAAAAGGTGTCCTTTAGATATATTGACTTGACTGATGTTAAATTTGAAAACTGTGATTTATCTAATGTAGATTTTTACGGTGCTATTATTTATAGAGTTGAAATGTTGAATTGTAAAATTCTTGGTATTAATTTAAGTGAATCAACTTTACAAAATGTATTGTTTGAAAATTGTACCGGTCCCTACGCTTCCTTTCCATTTTCAAACTTTAAGCAGGTAACTTTTAATCATTGCTCATTACTTAATTCTAATTTTCAAGAATCTAATTTAAATAAAATAGGTTTTCTAAATTCTAATTTAATGGAAGCTGAAATGTCTGGCACAAAATTAAAAGGAATTGATTTTACAACTTCCATAATAGAAGGAATATCTGCAGGAATTGAAGATTTATACGGAGCTATAGTTTCTCCAGTACAGGCAGTTTCTCTTTCAAAACTTATGGGACTTATAGTTAAATGA
- the hcp gene encoding hydroxylamine reductase, whose protein sequence is MMYCYQCQEAAGGKGCTIKGVCGKSSEVAKIQDLLVYVTKALGVVSYEGRKVGISYNEIDKCITENLFSTITNANFDREVLLGRVRETLYLRDKLKNKVAMPLMDKSIMEALTWSAESIAEFDAKAEKVGVLATENEDIRSLRELIIYGLKGLSAYMKHAMNLGYNDLEVHEFMARALKATLDESLSGEELVSLSLEAGKYGVIAMSLLDKANTGTYGNPEITKVDIGVRNNPGILISGHDLKDLHMLLKQTEGTGVDVYTHSEMLAGQYYPAFKKYAHFAGNYGNAWWKQGEEFEKFNGVILMTTNCVVPPKDSYKNRLFTTGATAMPGCKHIEADETGKKDFSELIDLAKKCEAPTEIEKGEIIGGFAHNQVIALSDKIVDAIKSGAIRRFFVMAGCDGRAKSRNYYSEFAEKLPKDTVILTAGCAKYKYNKLNLGDINGIPRVLDAGQCNDSYSLVVIALKLKEVFGFEDINKLPISYNIAWYEQKAVIVLLSLLHLGVKNIHLGPTLPAFLSPNVTKVLVENFKIAGIGTVNEDLKLFLG, encoded by the coding sequence ATGATGTACTGTTATCAATGTCAAGAAGCAGCAGGGGGTAAGGGCTGTACAATTAAAGGAGTATGTGGTAAATCTTCAGAAGTTGCAAAAATTCAAGATTTATTAGTGTATGTAACAAAAGCTTTAGGTGTAGTAAGTTATGAAGGAAGAAAAGTTGGGATATCTTACAATGAAATAGATAAATGTATAACAGAAAACTTATTTTCTACAATTACTAATGCAAATTTTGATAGAGAAGTTTTGTTAGGTAGAGTAAGAGAAACGTTGTATTTAAGAGATAAATTAAAAAACAAAGTTGCAATGCCTTTAATGGATAAAAGTATTATGGAGGCATTAACATGGTCAGCAGAGAGTATTGCGGAATTTGATGCAAAGGCTGAAAAGGTGGGAGTACTTGCAACTGAGAATGAAGATATAAGAAGTTTAAGAGAGCTTATTATATATGGACTGAAGGGGTTATCAGCCTATATGAAACATGCTATGAACTTAGGGTATAACGACTTAGAAGTTCATGAATTTATGGCAAGAGCTTTAAAGGCTACTTTGGATGAGTCCTTATCAGGAGAGGAGTTAGTTTCTCTTTCACTAGAGGCTGGAAAATATGGGGTAATTGCAATGTCCCTACTTGATAAAGCAAATACAGGAACTTATGGAAATCCTGAAATTACAAAGGTAGATATAGGCGTTAGAAATAATCCTGGAATATTAATTTCTGGTCATGATTTAAAAGATCTTCATATGTTATTAAAACAAACAGAAGGAACAGGAGTAGATGTATATACTCATAGTGAAATGTTAGCAGGACAATATTATCCAGCCTTTAAGAAATATGCTCATTTTGCAGGAAATTATGGAAACGCATGGTGGAAACAAGGAGAAGAGTTTGAAAAATTTAATGGAGTGATTCTTATGACTACTAATTGTGTAGTACCTCCAAAGGATTCGTATAAAAATAGATTGTTTACTACGGGAGCCACAGCTATGCCTGGGTGTAAACATATTGAAGCTGATGAAACTGGAAAAAAAGATTTTTCAGAGTTAATTGATTTAGCAAAAAAGTGTGAGGCTCCAACTGAAATAGAAAAGGGAGAAATTATAGGAGGATTTGCGCATAATCAGGTTATAGCTCTTTCAGATAAAATTGTAGATGCAATTAAAAGTGGTGCTATAAGAAGATTCTTTGTAATGGCTGGTTGCGATGGTAGAGCAAAATCAAGAAATTATTATAGTGAATTTGCAGAAAAGCTTCCAAAGGACACAGTTATTTTAACTGCGGGGTGTGCAAAATACAAATATAATAAATTGAACCTTGGAGATATTAATGGAATTCCAAGAGTTCTTGATGCTGGACAGTGTAACGATTCATATTCATTAGTTGTAATTGCATTAAAACTTAAAGAAGTATTTGGATTTGAGGATATAAATAAACTTCCTATATCATATAATATAGCTTGGTATGAGCAAAAGGCTGTAATAGTTTTATTGTCTTTATTACATTTAGGTGTTAAAAATATTCATTTAGGACCAACGCTTCCTGCATTTTTATCTCCAAATGTTACAAAAGTTTTAGTGGAGAATTTTAAAATAGCGGGAATAGGTACTGTTAATGAAGATCTAAAATTATTTTTAGGATAA
- a CDS encoding YoaK family protein: MRQSRQMSETFRLGLILAISGGFMDAYSYLFRGHVFANAQTGNMLLLGVNLSMQNYGNILRYFSPVVAFTIGIILSDIFRHKSNVEWKLHWRQISVLFEAIILFIVAFVPQNLNLLANSMTSLACGIQVESFRKIHGNGIATTMCIGNLRSGTQNLCNYFMKKEKIIFILAYFIMELYFALF; encoded by the coding sequence ATGAGACAATCAAGACAAATGTCAGAAACATTCCGCCTTGGTCTGATACTTGCAATATCTGGCGGTTTTATGGATGCATATTCTTACTTATTTCGTGGACATGTATTCGCAAATGCCCAGACAGGTAATATGCTACTATTAGGTGTAAATCTTTCCATGCAGAATTATGGGAACATATTACGTTATTTTAGTCCAGTGGTTGCTTTTACAATAGGGATTATTTTATCTGATATCTTTCGTCATAAGTCAAACGTAGAATGGAAATTACATTGGAGGCAGATTTCTGTACTCTTTGAAGCAATTATACTATTTATAGTTGCCTTTGTTCCTCAAAACTTAAACCTTTTAGCAAACAGCATGACTTCACTAGCTTGTGGAATTCAGGTAGAAAGTTTTCGTAAGATTCATGGAAATGGAATTGCAACTACTATGTGTATTGGTAACCTTAGAAGCGGAACACAAAATCTTTGTAATTATTTTATGAAGAAAGAAAAAATTATCTTCATACTTGCATACTTTATTATGGAATTATATTTTGCTTTATTTTAG
- a CDS encoding WYL domain-containing protein, translated as MAKRKSEKPSNFERTYNIIQYLKRNSDSEHTATQASLRKVPELEEYIGNKQTFNRMIKCAAMAMNYCGEVEKPEDEWNIIFDDFVKQYGYDEEEIDDSDDDDESKDMLNMHIKGLFYHHIFSYDDINSLIEGILFSKTLDSKTADKLINKIENNLTTKFYKKGPKKICKIQESQLVGRDLMRENLLIIQEAIDNNVQISFQFNGYNYRKKLEPVREERDVVSPYYIIASEGRYYLIACREIHKEDKIIRNMSIWRIDLMTDIDIPGKDERLKISGIHAVPKSKVENLPQEWKDDFQLSHLNMSFDKPVTIKLRIKSSKTKDDPIKRVRADYTFLHDWFGDTFRYIKTEKTEPYDDIVQVVCSPYGMVNWALQYSNRVEVLEPEYVRNEIVKKVKLLTQKYL; from the coding sequence ATGGCTAAAAGAAAATCAGAAAAACCATCAAATTTTGAAAGAACATATAATATTATTCAGTATTTAAAAAGAAATTCAGATAGTGAACATACAGCAACGCAGGCTTCACTGAGAAAAGTTCCTGAACTTGAAGAATATATTGGGAATAAACAGACTTTTAATAGAATGATAAAATGTGCAGCAATGGCAATGAATTATTGTGGGGAAGTTGAAAAGCCAGAAGATGAATGGAATATTATTTTCGATGATTTTGTAAAGCAGTATGGTTATGATGAGGAAGAGATAGATGATTCTGATGATGATGATGAATCAAAGGATATGTTAAATATGCATATTAAAGGTTTATTTTATCATCATATATTTTCATATGACGATATTAATAGTTTGATTGAAGGGATACTTTTTTCAAAAACACTTGATTCCAAAACTGCTGACAAGTTGATAAATAAGATTGAAAATAACCTTACAACAAAATTTTATAAAAAAGGTCCTAAAAAAATATGCAAAATACAGGAGTCTCAGCTTGTTGGCAGAGATTTAATGCGTGAAAATTTACTAATTATTCAAGAGGCAATAGATAATAATGTCCAAATTAGTTTCCAATTTAATGGGTATAATTATAGAAAAAAATTAGAACCAGTAAGAGAAGAAAGAGATGTTGTAAGTCCATATTATATTATAGCAAGCGAAGGGAGATATTATCTGATTGCATGCAGAGAAATTCATAAAGAAGATAAAATTATTAGAAACATGTCTATTTGGAGAATCGACCTTATGACTGATATAGATATACCTGGTAAAGATGAAAGACTTAAGATATCAGGTATTCATGCTGTCCCAAAGAGTAAAGTTGAAAATCTGCCTCAAGAGTGGAAGGATGATTTTCAGTTGTCACATTTAAATATGTCTTTTGATAAGCCGGTAACAATAAAGTTAAGAATTAAGAGTTCAAAGACAAAAGATGATCCAATTAAGAGAGTGAGAGCAGATTATACTTTTTTGCATGATTGGTTTGGAGATACATTTAGATATATTAAAACAGAAAAAACTGAGCCCTATGATGATATTGTACAAGTAGTTTGCAGCCCTTATGGAATGGTTAACTGGGCATTGCAGTACAGTAATAGAGTTGAAGTATTAGAACCAGAGTATGTACGAAATGAGATTGTAAAAAAAGTAAAGTTACTAACTCAAAAATACTTATAA
- a CDS encoding cell wall-binding repeat-containing protein, producing MKKIISVIIIIFMLLGMFPRNTVFAEGFFTYLGSESFSIEKTYDISMILDKNGIPYVAYTSHSTNEVKVMKYTGMGTTGWEVVGNRSSSVGNGNYPSLAIDNSGTLYVSYTDYNSGEKVTVMKYSGNGTTDWEAVGSTGFSEGKIVQPSLAIDSKGVLYVAYDDLAYGLRSTVMKFNGVSWEAVGSTSFSAGRASNLSLCIDNRDIPYLAYRDWGNGYKATVMKYSGKGIYGWEPLGNVAFSAGKADYVSLRINSIGIPYVAYMDHYYGDKATVMKYNGTNWETVGEPGFSDSSASEPSLAIDNSDIPYVAYQDGRNGLKTTVKKYNGTNWESVGSPGFSSGNAFHNSLEIDSNGIPYVAFTDGYPKANVMKYTYDEPIDAETPTITTQPTDVIVDAGGMVTLSLTAAVTKGSLSYQWYNNNTNTNSGGILINGATGSSFSPPTTKEEKYYYYCKVTNTDNTSTGNKKTTINSNSVAVNVKSNKYTVTFDSKSGSSIGSITTDYNTTITAPTAPNRTGYTFGGWYKEATCTNAWNFAIDKVTDNTTLYAKWTAKPVTEVGLDKTTSNLKIGQVISLAATVSPTDALNKNVTWSSSDTSVATVDNAGKVIAVSAGTATIKVKTIDGEYTANCSITVNVVARDVQVISLIGSNRYDTAVKLSQSQFSTADTIIIVNGGAKADGLGATPLAKYKNAPVLMTETKSLSDATINEIKRLKANKAIIVGGIGVVSDNVKLQLKSLGLTVERISGSDRYDTSLEIAKYIDKNCYDVSKIVVSNGYGEADALSIASVAGRDNMPIILMGKDNIPLMVYDWLKLENLENAYIIGGTGVVSDNVLNKINAITSANVNRLGGKNRFETNSLVIDKFYGNVINKSYIAKGYELIDALAAGTVAAINGAPVVLSDNDLNMSQKSVLGKRYGNIIIRTGGGISQRAVNSLIYCLQ from the coding sequence ATGAAAAAAATTATATCAGTAATCATAATTATATTTATGTTGTTAGGTATGTTCCCAAGGAATACAGTTTTTGCAGAAGGCTTTTTTACATACTTGGGAAGTGAAAGTTTTTCGATAGAAAAAACATATGATATTTCAATGATATTAGATAAGAATGGTATACCTTATGTGGCATATACAAGTCACTCAACTAATGAGGTTAAAGTTATGAAGTACACAGGTATGGGAACTACCGGTTGGGAAGTAGTAGGAAATAGAAGTTCATCAGTAGGTAATGGAAATTATCCTTCTCTCGCCATTGATAATAGTGGTACATTATATGTATCTTATACGGATTATAATAGCGGTGAAAAGGTTACGGTTATGAAGTACAGTGGAAATGGAACAACAGATTGGGAAGCTGTTGGAAGTACAGGATTTTCTGAAGGGAAAATTGTTCAACCTTCGCTTGCAATAGACAGTAAAGGAGTACTATACGTGGCCTATGATGATTTAGCATATGGTTTAAGGTCTACAGTTATGAAGTTTAATGGAGTGAGTTGGGAAGCTGTAGGAAGTACAAGCTTTTCAGCTGGGAGAGCATCAAATCTTTCACTATGTATAGACAATAGGGATATACCTTATTTGGCTTATAGAGATTGGGGAAATGGATATAAGGCAACGGTAATGAAGTATTCTGGAAAAGGTATTTATGGTTGGGAACCTTTGGGAAATGTTGCTTTTTCAGCAGGTAAAGCAGATTATGTTTCACTAAGGATAAACAGCATTGGTATACCATATGTTGCATATATGGATCATTATTATGGTGATAAGGCAACAGTGATGAAGTATAATGGAACAAATTGGGAAACTGTGGGAGAACCGGGTTTTTCAGATAGTTCTGCCAGTGAGCCTTCATTGGCAATTGATAACAGTGATATACCATATGTAGCTTATCAGGATGGGCGAAATGGCTTAAAGACAACAGTTAAGAAATATAATGGAACAAATTGGGAAAGTGTTGGAAGTCCAGGTTTTTCATCTGGAAATGCATTTCATAATTCTTTAGAAATAGATAGCAATGGAATACCATATGTAGCGTTTACAGATGGTTACCCAAAGGCTAATGTTATGAAATATACATATGACGAGCCAATTGATGCAGAAACACCAACAATAACAACACAGCCGACAGATGTAATTGTAGATGCAGGGGGAATGGTAACTCTATCGTTGACAGCAGCAGTTACAAAAGGAAGTCTAAGCTATCAATGGTATAATAATAATACAAATACAAATAGTGGTGGAATATTGATTAATGGAGCAACAGGAAGTAGCTTTTCACCTCCAACAACGAAAGAAGAAAAATATTATTACTATTGTAAAGTCACAAATACTGATAATACATCAACAGGAAATAAGAAGACAACAATAAACAGTAATTCAGTTGCGGTTAATGTAAAATCAAACAAATATACAGTAACCTTTGATAGCAAAAGTGGAAGTAGTATTGGTAGTATAACAACAGATTACAACACAACAATAACAGCACCAACAGCACCAAATAGAACAGGATACACATTTGGTGGTTGGTACAAAGAAGCTACATGCACAAATGCATGGAATTTCGCAATAGACAAAGTTACAGATAACACAACACTTTATGCTAAGTGGACAGCTAAACCAGTAACAGAAGTAGGTCTAGATAAAACTACATCAAACTTAAAAATAGGTCAAGTAATAAGTCTTGCAGCAACAGTAAGTCCAACAGATGCATTAAATAAGAACGTTACATGGTCAAGTAGTGATACTTCAGTTGCAACAGTTGATAATGCAGGAAAAGTCATTGCGGTAAGTGCTGGTACAGCAACAATAAAAGTGAAAACCATAGATGGAGAGTATACAGCTAACTGTAGCATAACTGTAAATGTTGTTGCTAGGGATGTACAAGTCATTTCATTAATAGGTAGTAATAGATATGATACAGCTGTTAAACTAAGCCAAAGTCAATTTAGTACTGCAGATACTATAATAATTGTAAATGGAGGAGCCAAGGCAGATGGATTAGGAGCTACACCTTTGGCTAAATACAAGAATGCTCCAGTACTGATGACTGAAACAAAATCTCTTTCAGATGCAACTATAAATGAGATAAAGAGATTAAAAGCTAATAAGGCTATTATAGTAGGTGGAATCGGTGTAGTTAGCGACAACGTAAAATTGCAGCTGAAATCTTTAGGATTAACTGTTGAAAGAATCAGTGGAAGTGATAGATATGATACATCTTTAGAAATTGCAAAATATATAGATAAAAACTGTTATGATGTAAGCAAGATAGTTGTCAGCAATGGATATGGTGAAGCAGATGCTTTATCCATTGCTTCCGTGGCAGGCAGGGATAACATGCCTATAATTTTGATGGGAAAAGACAATATTCCACTAATGGTTTATGATTGGTTAAAGTTAGAAAATCTAGAAAATGCATATATTATTGGAGGTACAGGAGTAGTGTCTGACAATGTACTTAATAAAATTAATGCAATAACCTCAGCTAATGTTAATAGATTAGGGGGAAAGAATAGATTTGAAACAAACTCTTTGGTTATAGATAAGTTTTATGGAAATGTTATAAATAAGTCGTATATAGCCAAGGGATATGAGCTGATAGATGCTCTCGCAGCAGGAACTGTGGCTGCAATAAATGGAGCTCCAGTCGTTTTATCAGATAATGATTTAAATATGAGTCAAAAGTCAGTATTAGGCAAAAGATATGGAAATATTATAATTAGGACTGGTGGAGGAATTTCGCAAAGGGCTGTAAATTCTCTAATATACTGTCTTCAATAG